A part of Aegilops tauschii subsp. strangulata cultivar AL8/78 chromosome 2, Aet v6.0, whole genome shotgun sequence genomic DNA contains:
- the LOC109742156 gene encoding protein FAR1-RELATED SEQUENCE 9 isoform X2 produces MRLQFDRESDESYREKRIQISGAVMRGSIAIEQHANKVYTRKMFEQFGENLFKGRAYQVEEIVKHIARHNDAEKCEKWRVVDYKVTMLDDGEWFECECGQFTHMGMVCCHALKVMGYVVVKEMLKRHILKRWTKDARDILPRHLAHFKRNQVVNKSFTCRSSTLYLHAMELVRLGDSSVMTYELVLGRSKDMIAEVITAS; encoded by the exons ATGAGGCTACAATTCGACCGTGAGTCGGATGAGAGCTACCGGGAGAAGAGGATACAGATT AGCGGAGCAGTCATGAGAGGAAGTATTGCCATTGAACAACATGCAAATAAGGTTTACACCAGGAAAATGTTTGAACAATTTGGTGAGAACCTTTTCAAGGGTCGGGCGTACCAGGTTGAGGAAATTGTGAAGCACATTGCAAGACACAACGATGCCGAGAAATGTGAGAAGTGGAGAGTGGTTGATTACAAGGTGACCATGTTGGATGACGGCGAGTGGTTCGAGTGTGAATGCGGGCAATTCACCCACATGGGGATGGTTTGTTGCCATGCTTTGAAG GTGATGGGCTATGTTGTCGTGAAGGAGATGCTGAAGCGGCACATCCTCAAGAGATGGACGAAAGATGCTAGGGACATCCTGCCCCGGCATCTTGCTCACTTCAAAAGAAACCAGGTCGTGAACAAATCTTTCACCTGCCGCAGCTCGACTCTCTACCTACACGCCATGGAGCTGGTTAGGCTTGGGGATTCATCCGTCATGACATATGAACTCGTACTGGGTCGCTCGAAGGATATGATTGCGGAGGTAATCACCGCTAGCTGA
- the LOC109742156 gene encoding protein FAR1-RELATED SEQUENCE 9 isoform X1 codes for MCLSRRCHSRTFLHNIVGSFLGSSQNLPFTKRSLLIHVFVRQYMRLQFDRESDESYREKRIQISGAVMRGSIAIEQHANKVYTRKMFEQFGENLFKGRAYQVEEIVKHIARHNDAEKCEKWRVVDYKVTMLDDGEWFECECGQFTHMGMVCCHALKVMGYVVVKEMLKRHILKRWTKDARDILPRHLAHFKRNQVVNKSFTCRSSTLYLHAMELVRLGDSSVMTYELVLGRSKDMIAEVITAS; via the exons ATGTGCCTTTCACGAAGATGTCACTCCAGAACCTTTCTACACAACATAGTAGGAAGCTTCCTCGGTTCATCTCAGAATCTGCCTTTCACAAAGAGGTCACTACTGATTCATGTGTTTGTGCGACAGTACATGAGGCTACAATTCGACCGTGAGTCGGATGAGAGCTACCGGGAGAAGAGGATACAGATT AGCGGAGCAGTCATGAGAGGAAGTATTGCCATTGAACAACATGCAAATAAGGTTTACACCAGGAAAATGTTTGAACAATTTGGTGAGAACCTTTTCAAGGGTCGGGCGTACCAGGTTGAGGAAATTGTGAAGCACATTGCAAGACACAACGATGCCGAGAAATGTGAGAAGTGGAGAGTGGTTGATTACAAGGTGACCATGTTGGATGACGGCGAGTGGTTCGAGTGTGAATGCGGGCAATTCACCCACATGGGGATGGTTTGTTGCCATGCTTTGAAG GTGATGGGCTATGTTGTCGTGAAGGAGATGCTGAAGCGGCACATCCTCAAGAGATGGACGAAAGATGCTAGGGACATCCTGCCCCGGCATCTTGCTCACTTCAAAAGAAACCAGGTCGTGAACAAATCTTTCACCTGCCGCAGCTCGACTCTCTACCTACACGCCATGGAGCTGGTTAGGCTTGGGGATTCATCCGTCATGACATATGAACTCGTACTGGGTCGCTCGAAGGATATGATTGCGGAGGTAATCACCGCTAGCTGA